The genomic DNA TCCTTCAGCCGCGTGAAACAGCAAATCGATATCGCGAGTCGCCACACGGGAATGCTCACCGGCTACGCATACCACGGCTATCTGCAAGCCCCGGGCGTCACGTCGGAAAAGCCCCTGCCACGGGCGCAGAAGCTCTATCTGGACTACGCCGAATATCTCCAGTGCCTGTCCCTTCCAGAAACATCTCGACAGGAAGCGCCTGGCCCGAATACAGGCGGAGCGGGGGAATCGCCCAAAGAGTGACAGCCCCCACCGGGCGCCACCGGCCCCCGGCCAACCATCGCCCCCCAAAAGCCAGAGCGGCATCCAGTTCGCACCGGCGAACAACGCCTGGGGCTTGGGGACGCCCCGAATGAATCGCGAGAATGACGATCATTTTCCGAACGGGCAGCGCAGTTCTATCGTGCTCGCGCCCTCGCGGAGGTTGCGCGCGCAAACCACGTTGTGGCACTCATCATTCCCTTGCGCTAGACTGTGGAAACTGGTAAACAAAACATGCCCAAGCGGGCGGCAGCGAAGGGAGAGCTCATGTCACAGTCCTTGGCGAAGATCCTCGTCCACCTCGTTTATAGCACCAAACACCGAGAGCCCGTACTCACACCGGAGGTGCGCCCAAAACTGTGGGAGTATCAGGCCGGAATTTTCCGCGATCTCGAAGGCCCCGCCATCGAGATCGGCGGCACGGCGGACCACGTTCACGCGCTCTTCGAGCTATCCAAGAAGCGCGACCTCTGCGACGTGATTGAGAAAGTAAAGAAGGGTTCCTCCCGGTGGATCAAAACCCAGGGCGCGGAGTTTCGAGACTTCCACTGGCAGGGCGGCTATGGCGCGTTTTCCGTGAGCCCGATCCACGCGGCAACGGTTCGGGCGTACATTCTCGATCAGGAAAACCATCACCGCGAGATGACGTTTCAGGACGAGTTCAGAAAGTTTCTCAAGGATTACGACGTGCCCTATGACGAACGGTATGTGTGGGATTGACGATTGTTGGGCGGAGCAACCCATCGCGATTCATTGCCTCAGGCGACGAAACGAACTGCGCTGCCCTTTCAGGGCGATTTGCTATTGGGTTCCTTATTCCCAGGGCGTTGTTCGCCGCGGCGAACTGAACGCTGCACTGGCCCTTCGGGCCGAAGAAATGAGGGGGCACTCATGCGTGCTGAGGACCTTTTCTTAGGCGGCGCAGCTTGGTTTCAGCGCAACGGGCCGTGGTTCAACAGCGGACACCATGGCGAATTCGCCCCGAAGGGGCAATTCAATTTTAAGCCCCGAGTGATTGACGCGCCGTGGCGGGCACCGCCTGGGGTTCTGAGGTGCCCCCAAAATGTGCCCTGAAAGGGCGGTAGGATGTTCGGTGCTGGGAGCAGGGTCCGGGCACATCGCAAATGCCCTACTCTTCGGCCTGAAAGGCCAATGCAGCTTCCAGCCCCAGGTCACTGACGCGCCGTGGCGGGCAACGCCTGGGGTCAGAGAGCCCCCCAAAGAATCGCCCTGAAAGGGCAGCGTAGTTCAGTTGCACCCTCCATTGATGTTCCAGCAAGCAAATCCTCCAAACGGTCCTTGGACGCGGGTGAATTCATTCAGCGACACAAGCAACTGCGCTGCCCTTTCAGGGCGATTCACTATTGGATTCCATATACCCAGGGCGTTGTTCGCCGCGGTGAACTCAAGGCTGCACTGGCCCTTCGGGCCGAAGATCCGAGGAGGCGCTTGTAGGTGCTGAGAGCCTTTTCTTAATCGACGCAACGTAGCCTTAACGCAACGGACCTGGGTTCAAGAGCCGACGCCAAGGTGAATTCGGCCCGAAGGGCCAGTGCAGTTTCCAGCCCCAGGTCACTGACGCGCCGTGGCGGGCAACGCCTGGGGTTTGGCGACGCCCCCGTAAATCGCCCTGAAGGGGCAGTGCAGCTTCGGGCGACCAACGCCCGACCCTCCAATCGTCGCACAACGGTCGACAACATATTCGCTGGCTTCCAATCCAACGCGCGCCGCGCGTAGTTG from Candidatus Hydrogenedentota bacterium includes the following:
- the tnpA gene encoding IS200/IS605 family transposase encodes the protein MSQSLAKILVHLVYSTKHREPVLTPEVRPKLWEYQAGIFRDLEGPAIEIGGTADHVHALFELSKKRDLCDVIEKVKKGSSRWIKTQGAEFRDFHWQGGYGAFSVSPIHAATVRAYILDQENHHREMTFQDEFRKFLKDYDVPYDERYVWD